The following are from one region of the Capsicum annuum cultivar UCD-10X-F1 chromosome 1, UCD10Xv1.1, whole genome shotgun sequence genome:
- the LOC107849935 gene encoding alcohol acyl transferase 1 allele RGa, whose amino-acid sequence MTHTMSISITHHKPKLVIPAIETPRETKYLSEIDDQGSTRFQIPIIMFYKYNSSMKEKDPAKCIKDGLSKTLVFYYPLAGRLVEGPNRKLMVNCNGEGVLFVEADANVELEKLGDSIKPPCPYLDLLLHNVPDSDGIIGCPLLLVQVTRFSCGGFAVGLRLNHTMMDAYGLKMFLNALSELIQGASAPSILPVWQRDLLSARSSPCITCTHHEFDEQIESRIAWEFMEDKLTQQSFFFGNKEMEAIKNQVSSNCRSTKFELLVAFLWKCRTIALSLQPEEIVHLTYLINIRGKSLKLKLPSGYYGNAFITPAAVSKAGLLCSNPLSFAVELIKKLKDHANEEYIKSITDLVAIKGRPQLTKSWNFLVSDNRSVGFDEFDFGWGKPIFGGVPKAISFMSFGVPVKNRNERGILVAISLPPVAMKKFQDVVNKMTFKDMKELHIISRI is encoded by the exons ATGACACACACCATGTCCATTTCAATAACACATCACAAGCCAAAATTAGTAATTCCAGCAATAGAAACACCTCGCGAGACTAAATATCTTTCTGAAATAGATGATCAAGGAAGTACTCGTTTCCAAATTCCCATAATAatgttttataaatataattcttCAATGAAAGAAAAAGATCCTGCAAAATGTATCAAAGATGGATTGTCTAAAACACTAGTGTTTTACTATCCATTAGCTGGTAGGCTCGTTGAAGGGCCTAATAGGAAGCTTATGGTGAATTGCAATGGTGAAGGGGTCTTGTTTGTTGAAGCTGATGCTAATGTGGAACTTGAAAAGTTAGGTGACTCCATTAAGCCACCATGTCCATACTTGGATTTACTACTACACAATGTTCCTGATTCTGATGGGATAATTGGTTGCCCTCTTTTGTTAGTTCAG GTGACCCGTTTTAGTTGTGGGGGATTTGCTGTTGGATTGAGACTTAATCACACTATGATGGATGCTTATGGACTCAAAATGTTTCTAAATGCATTAAGTGAATTAATTCAAGGAGCTTCTGCACCTTCCATACTACCTGTATGGCAAAGGGATCTTCTAAGTGCAAGATCATCCCCATGCATTACATGTACTCACCATGAGTTTGATGAGCAAATTGAATCAAGAATTGCATGGGAATTTATGGAAGATAAGTTGACACAACAATCATTTTTCTTTGGAAATAAGGAGATGGAAGCTATTAAAAATCAAGTTTCTTCAAATTGTAGAAGTACAAAATTCGAGTTATTAGTGGCGTTTTTATGGAAATGTCGTACCATTGCACTTAGTTTGCAGCCCGAAGAAATTGTTCATTTAACGTACCTTATTAACATACGTGGAAAGTCACTAAAATTGAAATTGCCATCTGGATATTATGGAAATGCTTTCATTACACCAGCTGCAGTATCAAAAGCGGGATTGTTATGTTCAAATCCACTGTCATTTGCAGTTGAACTAATCAAGAAACTTAAAGATCATGCGAATGAAGAATACATTAAATCAATAACAGACTTAGTAGCTATTAAAGGGAGACCACAGTTGACAAAATCTTGGAATTTTCTAGTCTCGGATAACAGATCTGttggatttgatgaatttgatTTTGGATGGGGAAAGCCCATTTTTGGAGGGGTTCCAAAAGCTATATCTTTCATGAGTTTTGGTGTACCTGTTAAAAATAGGAATGAAAGGGGTATTTTAGTAGCTATAAGTTTGCCTCCAGTGGCCATGAAAAAATTTCAAGATGTTGTCAACAAGATGACCTTCAAAGATATGAAAGAACTCCACATAATTTCAAGGATTTAA